The window GAGCGGCTCGTGTGTCAATCGGTGGGCGATATACCACAAGGCTTTCCCCAAAGGCACGCATCCATTCATGGTCTTGATATAACTGCTGGCGACCACTGAGCGTTCTCCATGGGATCATTTCATGAACGTTGGTGTAACAGGCGTTGTAAGAAACATGTTCATCTTCCAACCCTGACCATGTCGGGCTAGAGATAATTTTACGCGGCTGCGCAACAATATCGCGAAAACGGATTTTTTCGTCTTCTTTATGACGAGCAAGATGAGTATGGTCGCGGCCTGTTACTTTGCTTAACGCATCCCATGCTTTTACTGCCACCTGCCCATTGGTTTCAGGCGCGAGTGTTAAAATAACTTCAGCGGCATCAATCGCTGTTTCAATTTTTGGCCGCCCAGCATTAGCCCCCTCTGGCTGAGTTTTATTGAGTTTTTTCAAGAAATCAATTTCATCTTGCGTATTCCAATTGATCCCTTTTCCCCCATTACCCAATTTATCCATCAGTGGGCCAAGAGAGGTAAAACGTGCATAAGTATTTGGATAGTCACGCTCAACACAGATAATGTGCGGTGCAGTTTTTCCGGGGATCAGCTCGCACTGGCCTTTTTTCCAATCTCTCACATCAAAAGGCTGTGCCATCTCAGCAGCACTATCATGTTGGATCGGCAACGTCACCACATCCGTTTCTTTGCCTAAGTGCCCAACGCTGACTTCAGAAAATGCTTTGGCAATCCCCTTGTAAATTTCCCAATCGCTTTTGGATCCCCAAGCTGGGTCAACTGCCGCAGAGAGCGGATGAATAAATGGATGCATATCCGAGGTATTCATATCGTCTTTTTCATACCAAGTAGCAGTCGGTAAAATAACGTCCGAGAACAGGCAGGTGCTCGACATTCTGAAGTCGAGAGTCACCACTAAGTCAACTTTCCCTTCTGCCGCTTTATCTTGCCATTCCACTTCTTCAGGTTTGACGCCGCCTTGTTGGCCTAAGTCTTTGCCTTGAATACCATTTTCAGTTCCTAATAAGTATTTCAGTAAGTATTCATGGCCTTTCCCTGCGGAACCCAATAAATTTGAACGCCAAATAAACAGATTTCGTGGGAAATTTTGAGGGTCATCAGGTTGCTCTGAAGCAAAGCGAATATTGCCTTCTTTCAACTGTTTAACAGTATAATCAGTGGGTGACATCCCTTCACTTTGTGCATTCTTCGCAATATTTAATGGGTTGACATTTAACTGTGGTGCTGACGGCAGCCACCCCATGCGTTCTGCTCGTACATTCATATCAACCAAACTGCCACTAAAGGCTTGCTTATCGGCTAGAGGCGATAACAACTCTTCTGTTGCGACTGTTTCATAACGCCATTGGCTTGAGTGGTTATAAAAGAAAGAAGTGCTATTCATATGACGAGGTGGGCGCTGCCAGTCCAAACCAAAGGCTAAAGGTAACCAACCCGTTTGTGGACGTAATTTTTCTTGCCCCACATAGTGAGACCAGCCACCACCGCTTTGCCCTACACAACCACAAAAAATCAACATATTGATAATCGCGCGGTAGGTCATATCCATGTGATACCAGTGGTTAATCCCTGCGCCAACAATCACCATAGAGCGGCCATGGGTTTTCTCTGCGGTATCGGCAAACTCACGCGCTATGCGAATAATATTTTGGCGGCTAACCCCTGTGACTTTCTCCGCCCACGCAGGTGAATACGCTTTCATATCATCGTAATCAACTGCACAGTTTTCATCACCAAAACCACGGTCAATGCCGTAGTTCGCTAGCATTAAATCATAAACACTAGTAACTAATGATTCGCTACCATCAGCTAACTGAATACGTTTAGCGGGCAGTTTATGTAATAAAATATCTTTAAGTTCAACATGCTGGAAGTGCTCGCTTTCTAAGCCACCAAAGTAAGGGAAACCAACATCGACAAATTCATCATAGCTATCTGCCAAGCTGAGTTTCATTTTAATGTTATGTGCATCTTGTCCAGCGCGCGGTTCTAAATTCCATTTTTGACCGCCATCCCAACGGAATCCCATTGAACCTTGTGGAGCACATAATTCGCCTGTATCTTCATCAATCGCAATAGTTTTCCATTCGGCATTTTTTTCTTCGCCTAATGAATTATGTAAATCAGATGCCCGTAGCATGCGGCCTGCGGCATAAGAGCCATCTTCACGCTTATCTAGCATGACAAGCATCGGCATATCGGTATACGTACGCACATATTCACGGAAATATTCAGCTTCGCGTTTTACATGGAATTCATTGAGGATCACATGCCCCATCGCCATTGCCATGGCGCTATCTGTTCCTTGTTTCGGGTTCAACCAATGGTCACATAATTTGGCAATTTCCGCGTAATCTGGCGTCACCGCGACCGTTTTCGTCCCTTTATAACGCACTTCTGCAAAAAAATGTGCGTCTGGCGTACGCGTTTGCGGAACGTTAGAACCCCAAGCAATAATATAAGACGAGTTGTACCAATCTGCTGATTCCGGTACGTCAGTTTGTTCGCCCCACGTCATGGGTGATGCAGGCGGCAAGTCACAATACCAGTCATAAAAACTTAAGCACGAGCCACCAATTAATGATAAATAGCGCGCACCTGAGGCATAGGAAACCATCGACATCGCGGGAATGGGTGAAAAACCAACAATGCGGTCAGGACCAAATTCTTTAATCGTCGCGACGTTTGCCGCTGCAATCAGTTCATTCACTTCTTGCCAGCTTGAACGAACAAAACCACCACGGCCACGAGCTTGTTTATAGCTTTGTGCCTTTTGCGGATCATTGATAATAGATAGCCACGCTGCAACAGGGTCTTGATGCTCTGCTTTTGCTTCACGCCACAATTTAAGTAAGCGCTTACGCATCATTGGGTATTTAACACGGTTTGCGCTATATAAATACCAAGAGTAGCTCGCCCCACGAGGGCATCCTCTTGGTTCATGATCAGGTAGGTCTGGGCGAGTGCGTGGGTAATCCGTCTGTTGGGTCTCCCAAGTGACTAACCCATTTTTGACATAAATTTTCCAACTACAAGAGCCAGTACAATTAACACCATGGGTGGAACGCACGACTTTGTCATGCTGCCAACGGCTACGATAACCATCTTCCCAATCACGGTTTACATTTAATTCTTGCCCGTGATCACCTGAAAAGGTCTCGCCTAACTGCTTAAAATACCGAAATCTATCTAAAAACTTGCTCATCGGATTGCCTCCAAAGAGACGGCGACCGGCGCCGTACATTGCTAAAATTGATTTTTATGACTTGTTATTATTTGTGTTTACGGCCATATACCAGCCATGTGATAAACACACAGGAAAGATAAAATACAAAAAACACTTTCATCGCATCTGCCGGTGACCCCGTCAGTGTTAGTGATGTACCGAACGCTTTTGGAATAAAGAAGCCACCTATTGCCCCAATTGCAGAAATAAACCCTAGAGCCGCAGCACTTTCTGTTACCGCCTCTTTTTGGGCTTCTTGCTCTGAAGCTCCTCTTAAGATGGCCTTGTCCATAGTTAATTTACGGAAAACGACAGCAATCATTTGGAAGGTTGAGCCACTACCTAGCCCTGCCGTTAAAAACAACACCATAAATACGCCATAAAATGCTCCAAAAGAGCCTCCTTGGCCGTTTTCTGGTAACGTAAAAAATAGCAAGCCGGAGAAAACCGCCATGACCACAAAGTTCAGTAATGTGACTTTCACACCACCAAAACGGTCAGACAACATGCCGCCGACTGGACGAGCTAGAGCTCCGAGGAAAGGGCCAAAAAAGGCAAACTTCAAAATAATGACGTCTGGGAACTGCGTTTTCGATAACATAGCAAAACCGGCAGAAAAACCGATAAATGAGCCGAATGTTGCCAGATATAACAGGCTTAATACCCATAGATGACCCCGTTTCAAAACAGGTAACTGCGCTTTAAGAGATGCCTTATTCGCCGCTAAATCATTCATGCCAAACCAAGCCATCACAGTAAAAAGCAGCAGAAATGGCACCCAAATCCAAGCGGCATTTTCTAACCACAACGTTGAGCCATCCGGCTGAGCCGCTCCAGCTCCACCCACAAAAGTAAATACGCCAACACCTACAATGAAAGGAGCCACCAATTGCATGACACTGACCCCTAAATTACCTAACCCACCATTTAGACCAAGTGCCCCGCCTTGGCGAGCTTTAGGAAAGAAGAAGCTGATGTTGGCCATACTGGACGCAAAGTTAGCGCCAGCAAAACCACAAAGTAGGGAAATAATGACAAAGACTTGATAAGGCGTGGCAGGGTTTTGAATCGCATAACCTAGCCAAATACATGGGATCACTAAAAATAGTGTACTAATCGCCGTCCAGCGACGCCCACCAAAAATAGGAATAACAAATGAATAAGGGACTCTTAATAAAGCGCCTGAAACGGAAGGTAATGCGGTTAATAAAAATAATTGGTCTGTCGTAAAATTAAAACCCACTTTATTTAAGTTAACTGCAACTGCACTAAATAACATCCATACGCAAAATGCGAGCAATAAACATGGAATAGAAATCCATAAATTACGATTTGCAATACGCTGCCCTGTTTGCTGCCAAAACCGAGTATCTTCAGGACGCCAATCCTGTATAACTCCGTTATTTGACGGTGCAACTACGTTATTAACATTATCTCGTTGAGACATAAATCACCCCGATAAATACAATTTCTGTTCGCAGTGTGTGGCGAATAGACCACCGTGAAGCTGATCTAAATCAAGAGAGACTTAAATGAAATATTCGCGTTTTTTTTCGTTAACCACTAGAGGGGTATTAGGAGTACAAGCCAATAACAAATTGAATTAAAACAAAAAAATTTATTACTCGGTAATTTTATGTATTGGAATTTAAAGCGAATATTTCAATGGGATATTAAGGAGTAATACCGAAGTGGCATATTCAATTTTATATAATAGAGAAACAATATCTACGTTATCAAAAATAATGAATAAACATGTACCGTAGAAAGGATTATTTATGTCTATTGCTTATCACCGATTTTCAATCATTAACCAAGTTATTGGTTTAATGTTATTGATTGCCGTACTCGGTATTATTGGCATGACAATCTCAAATAGTATGATCATTAGTGTGCAAGGAAATGCACATGCAATTAATAAATCAGGCTCATTGCGGATGCAAAGCTATCATTTACTTTCATTAGTACCACTCAACCAATATTCTGACGTATATGTAAGTGAACTTGAGAAAAATTTATTAAGCGATGAACTGACACAAGTCGTCGAAATAGAAGATTTAAAACCGCAATTTTCTGAGATTTATCAATATTGGGTTACAGAATTAAAACCTGCACTTAACCATGCAGTTTCGCCTAATGATGCACGGCTTGCGGTCGTTACTTTTGTTAATAAGCTTGATGCATTAGTTCGCAATATTGATGAAAAAACAGAACGAAAGATAACCTATGTAGCAATCACTCAAATGGTATTTATTAGCCTCGTTTCGTTGCTACTTATTTTTGCTATCTGCCATTTTAGAAAGAAAATTTATACACCTTGGCTTAAGTTACTTCATA is drawn from Providencia huaxiensis and contains these coding sequences:
- a CDS encoding nitrate reductase subunit alpha is translated as MSKFLDRFRYFKQLGETFSGDHGQELNVNRDWEDGYRSRWQHDKVVRSTHGVNCTGSCSWKIYVKNGLVTWETQQTDYPRTRPDLPDHEPRGCPRGASYSWYLYSANRVKYPMMRKRLLKLWREAKAEHQDPVAAWLSIINDPQKAQSYKQARGRGGFVRSSWQEVNELIAAANVATIKEFGPDRIVGFSPIPAMSMVSYASGARYLSLIGGSCLSFYDWYCDLPPASPMTWGEQTDVPESADWYNSSYIIAWGSNVPQTRTPDAHFFAEVRYKGTKTVAVTPDYAEIAKLCDHWLNPKQGTDSAMAMAMGHVILNEFHVKREAEYFREYVRTYTDMPMLVMLDKREDGSYAAGRMLRASDLHNSLGEEKNAEWKTIAIDEDTGELCAPQGSMGFRWDGGQKWNLEPRAGQDAHNIKMKLSLADSYDEFVDVGFPYFGGLESEHFQHVELKDILLHKLPAKRIQLADGSESLVTSVYDLMLANYGIDRGFGDENCAVDYDDMKAYSPAWAEKVTGVSRQNIIRIAREFADTAEKTHGRSMVIVGAGINHWYHMDMTYRAIINMLIFCGCVGQSGGGWSHYVGQEKLRPQTGWLPLAFGLDWQRPPRHMNSTSFFYNHSSQWRYETVATEELLSPLADKQAFSGSLVDMNVRAERMGWLPSAPQLNVNPLNIAKNAQSEGMSPTDYTVKQLKEGNIRFASEQPDDPQNFPRNLFIWRSNLLGSAGKGHEYLLKYLLGTENGIQGKDLGQQGGVKPEEVEWQDKAAEGKVDLVVTLDFRMSSTCLFSDVILPTATWYEKDDMNTSDMHPFIHPLSAAVDPAWGSKSDWEIYKGIAKAFSEVSVGHLGKETDVVTLPIQHDSAAEMAQPFDVRDWKKGQCELIPGKTAPHIICVERDYPNTYARFTSLGPLMDKLGNGGKGINWNTQDEIDFLKKLNKTQPEGANAGRPKIETAIDAAEVILTLAPETNGQVAVKAWDALSKVTGRDHTHLARHKEDEKIRFRDIVAQPRKIISSPTWSGLEDEHVSYNACYTNVHEMIPWRTLSGRQQLYQDHEWMRAFGESLVVYRPPIDTRAAQPLMGKKSNGFPEKALNFLTPHQKWGIHSTYSDNLLMLTLGRGGPVVWLSEEDARELGIEDNDWVEAFNSNGALTAKAIVSQRIPDGMIMMYHAQERLINLPGSEITAQRGGIHNSVTRVCPKPTHMIGGYAHLAYSFNYYGTVGSNRDEFVVVRKMKQVDWLDGEGDAYQQTLSGKEKA
- a CDS encoding NarK family nitrate/nitrite MFS transporter, producing MSQRDNVNNVVAPSNNGVIQDWRPEDTRFWQQTGQRIANRNLWISIPCLLLAFCVWMLFSAVAVNLNKVGFNFTTDQLFLLTALPSVSGALLRVPYSFVIPIFGGRRWTAISTLFLVIPCIWLGYAIQNPATPYQVFVIISLLCGFAGANFASSMANISFFFPKARQGGALGLNGGLGNLGVSVMQLVAPFIVGVGVFTFVGGAGAAQPDGSTLWLENAAWIWVPFLLLFTVMAWFGMNDLAANKASLKAQLPVLKRGHLWVLSLLYLATFGSFIGFSAGFAMLSKTQFPDVIILKFAFFGPFLGALARPVGGMLSDRFGGVKVTLLNFVVMAVFSGLLFFTLPENGQGGSFGAFYGVFMVLFLTAGLGSGSTFQMIAVVFRKLTMDKAILRGASEQEAQKEAVTESAAALGFISAIGAIGGFFIPKAFGTSLTLTGSPADAMKVFFVFYLSCVFITWLVYGRKHK